One part of the Dinoroseobacter shibae DFL 12 = DSM 16493 genome encodes these proteins:
- a CDS encoding UbiX family flavin prenyltransferase, which produces MVSSAPRLIVGISGASGVIYGIRLLEILRDMPVETHLVMSRSAEITIAHETDRKIADIKALADVWYKQEDIGAAISSGSFKTLGMVVAPCTIRSASEIAGGVTSTLLTRAADVVLKERRRLVLMVRETPLHLGHLRTLTTLAEIGAVIAPPVPAFYANPASLAEMIDHSVGRVLDQFDLDTGTVRRWKDGDVKGTAR; this is translated from the coding sequence ATGGTTTCGTCAGCGCCGCGCCTGATCGTCGGAATATCCGGAGCTTCGGGTGTCATCTATGGCATCCGGCTGCTTGAGATTCTGCGCGACATGCCCGTCGAGACGCATCTGGTGATGTCCCGCTCTGCCGAGATCACCATCGCACACGAAACCGACCGCAAGATTGCCGACATAAAGGCGCTGGCCGATGTCTGGTACAAGCAGGAGGACATCGGCGCGGCGATATCCAGCGGCTCGTTCAAGACGCTTGGGATGGTCGTGGCACCCTGCACCATAAGGTCCGCATCCGAGATCGCGGGTGGCGTGACCTCGACGCTGCTGACGCGGGCCGCGGATGTGGTGCTGAAGGAACGGCGCAGGCTGGTGCTGATGGTGCGCGAGACGCCGCTGCATCTGGGCCACCTGCGAACCCTGACGACCCTTGCCGAAATCGGCGCGGTGATCGCGCCGCCGGTGCCGGCCTTCTACGCCAACCCCGCCTCGCTGGCCGAGATGATCGACCACAGCGTCGGGCGCGTGCTGGACCAGTTCGACCTTGATACCGGCACGGTGCGGCGCTGGAAGGATGGCGACGTCAAAGGCACAGCTCGATAA